A region of Streptomyces deccanensis DNA encodes the following proteins:
- a CDS encoding serine/threonine-protein kinase, with product MAVSEEPGGERVIAGRYRLLTPLGEGGMGTVWRARDEVLHREVAVKEVRAPGGIAVSDVERMYARLEREAWAAARVANRNVVTVYDVAMEDGRPWIVMELVRGLSLADLLDGEGPLSPQRAAQIGAEVLSALRAAHEAGVLHRDVKPANVLISNDNRVVLTDFGIATVEGSSALTMTGEVIGSPEFLAPERALGRAFGPESDLWSLGVLLYAAVEGNSPFRQNTPLSTLRAVVDEELPPPHRAGPLTPVIEGLLRKDPAERIPAEQAERDLRIIGAGGTPSAGGAAYSDTAPTTPYSPTVAAFPSPGARTGPGPGTNEFGPPTPPHPTPAATHPSPVPTRGPDRNRRALVFLVAGIAAIAFAIAGLTYALVNRDDGGKDGTPTNGAGTVGGTNDQTGDGGTGEEPGGGDETSGDATPSDTPTDEEKPTTEPPAQSVKVTVEGSNTDYTGACPPQDAEAPTFTATFTVGSVPVDVDYRWVARSGEVEDEGWKTLSFASGGEKTKQDRVVVSTNGSHTDEISVEVRGPVKTESNKVAFSVTCESEAPTTGGTSPSDDSENPDGYSDSDADYDEAGAGAGALNGAVRPRS from the coding sequence ATGGCCGTGTCCGAAGAACCGGGCGGTGAACGGGTGATCGCGGGCCGCTACCGGCTGCTGACCCCGCTGGGCGAGGGCGGCATGGGCACCGTGTGGCGGGCCCGCGACGAGGTGCTGCACCGCGAGGTCGCCGTCAAGGAGGTGCGGGCGCCGGGCGGGATCGCGGTCTCCGACGTCGAGCGGATGTACGCCCGGCTGGAGCGGGAGGCGTGGGCGGCGGCCCGGGTCGCCAACCGCAATGTCGTCACGGTGTACGACGTGGCGATGGAGGACGGCCGCCCGTGGATCGTGATGGAGCTGGTGCGCGGCTTGTCGCTCGCCGACCTCCTGGACGGCGAGGGCCCCCTGTCTCCTCAGCGCGCCGCGCAGATCGGCGCCGAGGTGCTGTCCGCGCTGCGCGCCGCGCACGAGGCCGGGGTGCTGCACCGGGACGTGAAACCGGCCAACGTGCTCATCTCCAACGACAACCGGGTGGTGCTCACCGACTTCGGCATCGCCACGGTCGAGGGCAGCTCCGCGCTGACCATGACCGGTGAGGTCATCGGCTCCCCGGAGTTCCTCGCCCCCGAGCGGGCGCTCGGCCGGGCGTTCGGCCCCGAGTCGGACCTGTGGTCGCTCGGGGTGCTGCTGTACGCGGCGGTCGAGGGCAACTCGCCGTTCCGGCAGAACACGCCGCTGAGCACCCTGCGCGCGGTGGTCGACGAGGAGCTTCCGCCGCCGCACCGGGCCGGTCCGCTGACACCGGTGATCGAGGGGCTGCTGCGCAAGGATCCGGCCGAACGGATCCCCGCCGAGCAGGCCGAGCGGGACCTGCGGATCATCGGCGCCGGGGGCACCCCCTCCGCGGGAGGCGCCGCGTACTCCGACACGGCTCCCACCACCCCGTACAGCCCGACGGTGGCGGCCTTCCCGAGCCCGGGCGCGCGGACCGGACCGGGGCCGGGCACGAACGAGTTCGGGCCGCCGACCCCGCCGCACCCCACCCCGGCGGCGACACACCCGTCCCCGGTACCGACGCGTGGGCCGGACCGCAACCGCCGGGCCCTCGTCTTCCTGGTCGCGGGGATCGCGGCGATCGCCTTCGCCATCGCCGGTCTGACGTACGCCCTGGTCAACCGGGACGACGGCGGGAAGGACGGCACTCCGACCAACGGGGCGGGCACGGTGGGCGGCACCAACGACCAGACGGGCGACGGCGGTACGGGCGAGGAACCCGGCGGCGGGGACGAGACGAGCGGCGACGCCACGCCCTCGGACACGCCCACCGACGAGGAGAAGCCGACCACCGAACCGCCCGCGCAGTCGGTCAAGGTGACCGTCGAGGGTTCGAACACCGACTACACCGGCGCCTGTCCGCCGCAGGACGCCGAGGCGCCCACCTTCACCGCGACGTTCACCGTGGGCAGCGTCCCCGTGGACGTCGACTACCGGTGGGTGGCGAGGAGCGGCGAGGTCGAGGACGAGGGCTGGAAGACCCTGTCGTTCGCGTCCGGTGGTGAGAAGACCAAGCAGGACCGGGTCGTCGTCTCGACCAACGGGAGCCACACGGACGAGATCAGCGTCGAGGTGCGCGGCCCGGTGAAGACGGAGTCGAACAAGGTCGCGTTCTCGGTGACGTGCGAGTCGGAGGCCCCGACCACGGGCGGGACCTCCCCCTCCGACGACTCGGAGAACCCGGACGGCTACAGCGACTCGGACGCCGACTACGACGAAGCCGGAGCCGGCGCCGGAGCCCTGAACGGGGCCGTCAGGCCGCGTTCCTGA
- a CDS encoding SGNH/GDSL hydrolase family protein, producing MRRSRLAAYMTSLLLAVGVTLTGAATAQASQQAAATGYVALGDSYSSGVGAGSYLSSSGDCKRSTKAYPYLWAAANAPSTFAFTACSGARTGDVLASQLGPLSADTGLVSVSVGGNDAGFADVMTTCVLQSDSACVSRINTAKAYVDSTLPGQLDKVYSSISAKAPAAHVVVLGYPRFYQLGGTCPGLSQAKRTAINNAADYLNTAIAKRAADHGFTFGDVRSAFTGHELCSGSAWLHSLNLLNIGESYHPKAAGQSGGYLPVFRNAA from the coding sequence ATGAGACGTTCCCGACTTGCGGCATACATGACCTCGCTCCTCCTCGCCGTCGGCGTCACCCTCACCGGGGCCGCGACGGCGCAGGCGTCCCAACAGGCCGCCGCCACCGGCTATGTGGCGCTCGGCGACTCCTATTCCTCGGGTGTCGGTGCGGGGAGTTACCTCTCCTCCAGCGGCGACTGCAAGCGCAGCACGAAGGCCTACCCCTACCTCTGGGCGGCCGCCAACGCTCCCTCGACCTTCGCCTTCACGGCCTGCTCGGGCGCCCGAACGGGTGATGTTCTGGCGAGTCAACTGGGGCCGCTTAGTGCGGACACGGGGCTGGTCTCCGTCTCCGTCGGCGGCAACGACGCCGGCTTCGCCGACGTCATGACGACCTGCGTCCTGCAGTCCGACAGCGCCTGCGTCTCCCGCATCAACACGGCGAAGGCGTACGTCGACTCGACGCTCCCCGGTCAACTCGACAAGGTGTACTCGTCGATCAGCGCGAAGGCACCGGCCGCCCATGTGGTCGTGCTCGGCTACCCCCGCTTCTACCAGCTCGGCGGCACCTGCCCCGGCCTCTCCCAGGCCAAGCGGACCGCCATCAACAACGCCGCCGACTACCTGAACACCGCGATCGCCAAACGCGCCGCCGACCACGGGTTCACCTTCGGCGACGTGCGCTCCGCGTTCACCGGCCACGAACTGTGCTCGGGCAGCGCGTGGCTGCACAGCCTCAACCTGCTGAACATCGGCGAGTCGTACCACCCGAAGGCCGCGGGCCAGTCGGGCGGCTACCTGCCGGTGTTCAGGAACGCGGCCTGA
- a CDS encoding S8 family peptidase, producing the protein MAHLRSKNIRVAAVTTVATAALLGGLTALPAQAAPAEGKVLAAGSPTAVKDSYIVTLKKGAGLKAASSAGKDLVEEYGGTVKRTFKSALNGYSAKLSATEAKRLAADPAVASVEQDQVFTVDATQTNAPWGLDRSDQASLPLSGTYTYPDSAGSGVTAYVIDTGVRISHAQFGGRAVNGYDAVDGDSVAQDGNGHGTHVASTIAGSTYGIAKKAKIVAVRVLNNAGSGTTAGVVAGIDWVTANHSGPSVANMSLGGGASTAIDTAVRNSISSGVTYAVAAGNSSANASSYSPARVTEAITVGATTNTDARASYSNFGSVLDIFAPGSSITAGWYTSDTATNTISGTSMATPHVAGAAAVYLAGHTSATPAQVASALTAGAVTGKVTSPGTGSPNRLLQIVP; encoded by the coding sequence ATGGCACACCTGCGTAGCAAGAACATCCGCGTCGCCGCCGTCACCACCGTGGCGACCGCCGCCCTGCTCGGCGGTCTGACCGCGCTCCCCGCCCAGGCCGCCCCGGCCGAGGGCAAGGTGCTCGCGGCCGGCTCCCCCACCGCCGTCAAGGACAGCTACATCGTCACGCTCAAGAAGGGCGCGGGCCTCAAGGCCGCGTCGAGCGCGGGCAAGGACCTGGTCGAGGAGTACGGCGGCACGGTGAAGCGGACCTTCAAGTCCGCGCTCAACGGCTACTCGGCGAAGCTCTCCGCGACCGAGGCGAAGAGACTCGCCGCCGACCCGGCGGTCGCCTCCGTCGAGCAGGACCAGGTCTTCACCGTCGACGCCACCCAGACCAACGCCCCGTGGGGCCTGGACCGCTCCGACCAGGCGTCGCTGCCGCTCTCCGGCACGTACACCTACCCGGACAGCGCGGGCAGCGGGGTGACGGCGTACGTCATCGACACCGGTGTGCGCATCTCGCACGCCCAGTTCGGCGGCCGGGCGGTCAACGGCTACGACGCCGTCGACGGCGACAGCGTCGCCCAGGACGGCAACGGCCACGGCACGCACGTCGCGTCCACGATCGCGGGCTCGACCTACGGCATCGCCAAGAAGGCGAAGATCGTGGCCGTGCGCGTGCTGAACAACGCCGGCTCGGGCACCACGGCCGGCGTCGTCGCGGGCATCGACTGGGTGACCGCGAACCACAGCGGCCCCTCCGTCGCCAACATGTCGCTCGGCGGCGGCGCCTCCACCGCCATCGACACGGCCGTCCGCAACTCCATATCCAGCGGTGTGACCTACGCCGTCGCGGCCGGCAACAGCAGCGCCAACGCCTCCTCGTACTCCCCGGCCCGCGTCACCGAGGCGATCACGGTCGGCGCCACCACCAACACGGACGCCCGGGCGAGCTACTCCAACTTCGGCTCGGTCCTGGACATCTTCGCCCCGGGCTCGTCGATCACGGCCGGCTGGTACACCAGCGACACCGCGACCAACACCATCTCGGGCACCTCGATGGCCACGCCGCACGTCGCGGGCGCGGCCGCCGTCTACCTGGCCGGCCACACCTCGGCCACCCCGGCCCAGGTCGCCTCGGCCCTGACCGCCGGCGCCGTGACCGGCAAGGTCACCAGCCCCGGCACCGGTTCCCCGAACCGCCTGCTGCAGATCGTCCCGTAA
- a CDS encoding GNAT family N-acetyltransferase translates to MDISVYRPGELTAADRAAWTALQSKAHLHGAPELANPFLSPEFALAVGRCRRGVRIAVVREGGEPAAFFPYQRTTVGVGRAVGLGLSDCQGVVHRPGFTWDPEELLRACGLAVWEFDHLAAGQTPFAAHVTDSFPSPVMDLEQGYEAYLGQVRARSPKFLRSTFAKERRLGRAVNEVRYVHDERDPGALRTLMAWKSAQYRRTGRSDRFAHPWITRLVHQLFHTRSASFAGQLSVLYADGKPAAAHFGLRSERVLTCWFPAYDPAFARFSPGLLLHLHMAEEGAADGIAYLDLGRGQKQYKDSLKTREISVSEGWVTRRHPVALGHRARRAPVRALRNAVLARPELFEPADRLLKRMGKIRSGGQLTDTSTKT, encoded by the coding sequence GTGGACATCAGTGTGTACCGCCCCGGCGAACTGACCGCCGCCGATCGGGCGGCCTGGACCGCTCTGCAGTCCAAGGCCCATCTCCACGGCGCGCCCGAACTGGCGAACCCGTTCCTGTCCCCGGAGTTCGCCCTCGCGGTGGGCCGCTGCAGACGTGGGGTACGGATCGCGGTCGTACGGGAGGGCGGCGAACCGGCGGCCTTCTTCCCGTACCAGAGAACCACCGTCGGGGTGGGCAGAGCCGTCGGTCTCGGCCTCTCCGACTGCCAGGGCGTGGTCCACCGGCCGGGCTTCACCTGGGACCCCGAGGAACTGCTGCGTGCCTGCGGGCTCGCGGTGTGGGAGTTCGACCATCTGGCGGCGGGCCAGACGCCGTTCGCCGCTCATGTCACCGACAGCTTCCCGTCGCCGGTCATGGATCTGGAGCAGGGCTACGAGGCGTATCTGGGCCAGGTGCGGGCCCGCTCGCCGAAGTTCCTCCGCTCGACGTTCGCCAAGGAGCGCAGGCTCGGCCGCGCGGTGAACGAGGTGCGTTATGTGCACGACGAGCGGGACCCGGGGGCCCTGCGCACCCTGATGGCCTGGAAGTCGGCGCAGTACCGCAGGACGGGGCGCAGCGACCGCTTCGCGCACCCGTGGATCACCCGCCTGGTGCACCAGCTCTTCCACACCCGCTCCGCCTCCTTCGCCGGCCAGCTGTCCGTGCTGTACGCGGACGGCAAGCCGGCCGCGGCTCATTTCGGACTGCGCTCCGAGCGGGTACTGACATGCTGGTTCCCGGCGTACGACCCGGCGTTCGCGAGGTTCTCGCCGGGCCTGCTGCTGCATCTGCACATGGCCGAGGAGGGCGCCGCCGACGGCATCGCCTACCTGGACCTGGGCCGGGGGCAGAAGCAGTACAAGGACTCCCTGAAGACCCGGGAGATCTCGGTGTCGGAGGGGTGGGTCACCCGGCGCCATCCGGTGGCGCTCGGGCACCGGGCGCGACGGGCGCCGGTCAGGGCCTTGCGGAACGCTGTGCTGGCCCGACCGGAACTGTTCGAACCTGCCGACAGATTGTTGAAACGGATGGGGAAAATCCGGTCGGGAGGTCAGCTAACGGACACATCAACAAAAACGTGA
- a CDS encoding glycosyltransferase family 2 protein, with protein MSSVLRPAISESDTESAETSALAKYRPISHHLAIAPPVSVVIPAMNEAENLPYVFKTLPGWIHEVVLVDGNSTDNTVEVARELWPDVKVVPQQGKGKGDALITGFEACTGDIIVMVDADGSADGHEIVSYVSALVSGADFAKGSRFANGGGTDDMTLIRKLGNWALCTTVNRKFGARYTDLCYGYNAFWRHCLDKIDLDCTGFEVETLMNIRVVKAGLRVQEIPSHEYLRIHGASNLRAVRDGLRVLKVILKERSNRRALRRRSAPTMLTAGRGESS; from the coding sequence ATGAGCTCAGTTCTGCGCCCGGCGATATCCGAATCCGATACCGAGAGCGCCGAGACGTCGGCGCTCGCGAAGTACCGGCCGATCTCCCACCACCTGGCCATCGCACCGCCGGTGAGCGTGGTGATCCCCGCCATGAACGAGGCGGAGAACCTGCCGTACGTCTTCAAGACGCTGCCCGGCTGGATCCACGAGGTGGTCCTGGTCGACGGCAACTCCACCGACAACACGGTCGAGGTGGCCCGCGAACTGTGGCCGGACGTCAAGGTCGTCCCGCAGCAGGGCAAGGGCAAGGGGGACGCCCTGATCACCGGCTTCGAGGCGTGCACCGGTGACATCATCGTGATGGTCGACGCGGACGGCTCGGCCGACGGGCACGAGATCGTGTCGTACGTCTCCGCCCTCGTCTCGGGCGCCGACTTCGCCAAGGGCTCCCGCTTCGCCAACGGCGGCGGCACCGACGACATGACCCTGATCCGCAAGCTCGGCAACTGGGCGCTGTGCACCACCGTGAACCGCAAGTTCGGCGCCCGCTACACCGACCTGTGCTACGGCTACAACGCGTTCTGGCGGCACTGCCTCGACAAGATCGACCTCGACTGCACCGGCTTCGAGGTGGAGACCCTGATGAACATCCGGGTGGTCAAGGCGGGCCTGAGGGTGCAGGAGATCCCCAGCCACGAGTACCTGCGCATCCACGGCGCGAGCAATCTGCGGGCCGTCCGCGACGGACTGCGGGTGCTGAAGGTGATCCTCAAGGAGCGCTCCAACCGGCGCGCCCTGCGCCGCCGTTCGGCCCCGACGATGCTCACCGCCGGGCGGGGAGAGTCGTCTTGA
- a CDS encoding glycosyltransferase gives MNEPTVSVVICVYTEDRWEDILAAVSSVRAQSRPALETLLVVDHNRSLLERLTGEYKEVHEVRVLANAGPRGLSAGRNTGIAASYGEIIAFLDDDAVAERDWLRYFVQGYADPRVMAVGGRTVPVWASGRRPAWFPEEFDWVVGCAYKGLPGGVAEVRNVLGGNASFRRGAFDAAGGFATGIGRDGDKRPLGCEETELCIRLSRARPDAVLLLDDRAVIHHRVPDVRERFAYFRARTYAEGLSKALVARSVGTDKGLESERRYTTRVLPAGVARGLRDALLGRAGGAGRAGAIVTGVAAAAGGYVVGSVRARRGEVTFSVGEIPGGPVGKGGEGGSS, from the coding sequence TTGAACGAGCCGACCGTCTCGGTCGTGATCTGTGTGTACACCGAGGACCGCTGGGAGGACATCCTCGCGGCGGTCTCCTCGGTGCGCGCACAGTCCCGGCCGGCCCTGGAGACGCTCCTGGTGGTGGACCACAACCGGTCCCTGCTGGAGCGTCTGACCGGGGAGTACAAAGAGGTCCATGAGGTGCGCGTGCTCGCCAACGCGGGCCCCCGGGGGCTGTCCGCCGGCCGCAACACGGGCATCGCCGCCTCGTACGGGGAGATCATCGCCTTCCTCGACGACGACGCCGTGGCCGAGCGCGACTGGCTGCGCTACTTCGTCCAGGGATACGCCGACCCCCGGGTCATGGCCGTCGGCGGCCGTACGGTGCCCGTGTGGGCGTCCGGCCGCCGCCCGGCCTGGTTCCCCGAGGAGTTCGACTGGGTGGTGGGCTGCGCCTACAAGGGGCTGCCCGGCGGTGTCGCCGAGGTCCGCAACGTCCTCGGCGGCAACGCCTCCTTCCGCCGCGGCGCCTTCGACGCGGCCGGGGGCTTCGCCACCGGTATCGGCCGCGACGGCGACAAGCGCCCGCTGGGCTGCGAGGAGACGGAACTGTGCATCCGGCTCTCCCGGGCCCGGCCGGACGCGGTGCTGCTGCTCGACGACCGGGCGGTGATCCACCACCGGGTGCCGGACGTGCGGGAGCGCTTCGCGTACTTCCGCGCGCGCACCTACGCCGAAGGGCTGTCGAAGGCGCTGGTGGCGCGCAGCGTGGGCACGGACAAGGGGCTGGAGTCGGAGCGCCGCTACACCACCCGGGTACTGCCCGCCGGGGTGGCGCGCGGTCTGCGGGACGCGCTGCTCGGCCGCGCGGGCGGCGCGGGACGTGCGGGCGCGATCGTCACGGGGGTGGCGGCGGCGGCCGGGGGGTACGTTGTGGGGAGCGTCCGGGCCCGCAGGGGCGAGGTCACGTTCTCGGTCGGCGAGATCCCGGGCGGCCCGGTCGGCAAGGGGGGCGAGGGGGGCTCGTCATGA
- a CDS encoding polysaccharide deacetylase family protein — protein MTETTGTAGPAGTAAAVPILMYHAVSTAPNDATKDLSVTPEAFAEQLALIDDLGLTPVNTADLAASWRHGRPLPARPVLITFDDGYAGVHRHALPVLAKHGFAASLFVTTGWIEGPHDNGEALDTMLDWDQVRELADHGVEIGGHSHTHPQLDMLDDDRLRFELRRCRQIVADELGTRPVSFAYPYGYSSRRVRVAVRETGFAQSLAVGNALARRAQGPYALRRVTVRRSTDLAEFERLVEGRAIARTFARDRALTKGYAMVRRARQVRKAIRSRV, from the coding sequence ATGACGGAAACGACGGGGACGGCGGGGCCGGCGGGGACGGCTGCGGCCGTGCCGATCCTGATGTACCACGCGGTGTCCACCGCGCCGAACGACGCCACCAAGGACCTGTCGGTGACCCCGGAGGCCTTCGCGGAACAGCTGGCGCTCATCGACGACCTGGGCCTCACCCCGGTGAACACCGCCGACCTGGCGGCAAGTTGGCGGCACGGCCGCCCGCTGCCCGCCCGGCCCGTGCTGATCACCTTCGACGACGGCTACGCGGGCGTGCACCGGCACGCCCTGCCCGTCCTCGCCAAACACGGCTTCGCGGCCTCGCTGTTCGTCACCACGGGCTGGATCGAGGGCCCCCACGACAACGGCGAGGCCCTCGACACCATGCTCGACTGGGACCAGGTCCGCGAGCTCGCCGACCACGGCGTGGAGATCGGCGGGCACAGCCACACCCATCCCCAGCTCGACATGCTGGACGACGACCGGCTCCGGTTCGAGCTGCGGCGCTGCCGGCAGATCGTCGCCGACGAACTGGGCACCCGGCCCGTCTCGTTCGCCTACCCGTACGGCTACTCCAGCCGCCGGGTGCGCGTGGCGGTGCGCGAGACGGGCTTCGCCCAGTCGCTCGCCGTCGGCAACGCACTGGCCCGGCGCGCACAGGGCCCGTACGCGCTGCGGCGGGTGACCGTGCGGCGTTCCACGGACCTCGCGGAGTTCGAGCGGCTCGTCGAGGGCCGTGCGATCGCCCGCACCTTCGCCCGGGACCGTGCCCTGACCAAGGGGTACGCCATGGTCCGAAGAGCACGACAGGTCCGGAAGGCCATCCGTTCCCGTGTCTGA